Proteins encoded within one genomic window of Oryza brachyantha chromosome 7, ObraRS2, whole genome shotgun sequence:
- the LOC102707978 gene encoding ras-related protein RABE1d-like: MAAAPSRSRGDFDHLIKLLLIGDSGVGKSCLLLRFSDDTFTTSFITTIGIDFKVRTVELDGKRVKLQIWDTAGQERFRTITTAYYRGAMGILLVYDVTDESSFNNIRNWIRNIEQHASDNVNKILVGNKVDMDAKRVVSTAQGQKLADEYGIKFFETSAKTNQNVEQVFFTIARDIKQRLTETVAAATEPPAIQISRQDPDQAGAASSRWSACCNT; the protein is encoded by the exons atggcggcggctcCGTCGAGGTCGCGCGGCGACTTCGACCACCTCATCAAGCTCCTCCTcatcggcgacagcg gAGTAGGAAAGAGTTGCTTGCTTCTAAGGTTCTCTGATGACACTTTCACGACAAGTTTTATCACCACTATTGG CATTGATTTCAAGGTTAGGACTGTTGAGCTTGATGGAAAGCGTGTAAAATTGCAGATTTGGGATACTGCTGGTCAAGAACGTTTCCGAACAATTACAACTG CGTACTATAGAGGTGCTATGGGCATTCTGCTTGTTTATGATGTTACAGACGAATCATCCTTCAACA ACATTAGAAATTGGATTCGCAACATAGAACAGCATGCATCTGATAATGTGAACAAGATTTTGGTGGGCAACAAGGTTGATATGGATGCAAAGCGG GTGGTGTCCACAGCACAAGGACAAAAGCTTGCAGATGAGTATGggattaaattttttgaaacg AGTgcaaaaacaaaccaaaacgTGGAGCAGGTATTCTTTACCATTGCAAGGGACATAAAGCAAAGATTGACTGAAACTGTTGCTGCGGCAACTGAG CCCCCAGCTATTCAAATCAGTAGGCAAGACCCAGATCAGGCCGGGGCTGCCTCGTCAAGATGGTCAGCCTGCTGTAACACCTGA
- the LOC102715680 gene encoding hydroxyproline O-galactosyltransferase GALT6-like, whose protein sequence is MRRPTAAGASCRRRAIEGLAAVLVLYAVLVFVLESPLVSTSLTGGGGGGGGGARYLRLAGAAERSAPARPAKEPRLAAASGPSSRGQRLSRMVSGLDLGHLNSSRSGPLRRPIAGAVEAGARVFDELEDLDPAAFASPSAEEAAKCPQSIALNAEEFHQRGRLAELPCGLTLGSHITVVATPRPAHAEGDPKIAVLREGEKPIMVSQFMMELQGLKTVDGEDPPRILHFNPRLRGDWSGRPVIEQNTCYRMQWGTPLRCEGWKSHSDEETVDGFVKCENWIQNEDARSKESKTTWLNRLIGQKKEINFDWPYPFVEGRLFVLTISAGLEGYHVNIDGRHVTSFSYRPGFVLEDATGLSLSGDLDVQSVFAGSLPTTHPSFSPQSYLDMSTVWQSSPLPNEPVEIFIGILSSGNHFAERMGVRKTWMSALRKSPNVVARFFVALHGRKEVNVELKKEAEFFGDIVFVPFLDNYDLVVLKTLAICEYGVQVVSARYVMKCDDDTFVRLDSIITEVKKVPSGRSLYIGNINFHHRPLRHGKWAVTYEEWPEEVYPAYANGPGYVISSDIAGFIVSEFTDQKLRLFKMEDVSMGLWVEQFNRTRPVEFVHSTKFCQFGCIDDYYTAHYQSPRLMLCLWQKLLDGKPQCCNMR, encoded by the exons ATGCGGAGGcccacggcggcgggcgcgtcgtgccgccggcgcgcgATCGAGGGGCTCGCGGCGGTGCTGGTGCTCTACGCGGTGCTGGTGTTCGTCCTCGAGTCGCCGCTCGTGTCGACCTCGTTGACGGGcggtggtgggggtgggggaggTGGGGCGAGGTATTTACGGCTCGCCGGGGCCGCGGAGCGGTCGGccccggcgcggccggcgaagGAGCCGcgcctggcggcggcgtccgggcCATCCTCCCGCGGCCAGCGCCTCTCGAGGATGGTCTCTGGCCTCGACCTCGGGCACCTTAACTCGTCCCGCTCCGGCCCGCTCCGCCGCCCGAtagccggcgccgtcgaggccggcgcgcgcgtgtTCGACGAGCTCGAGGACCTCGACCCCGCCGCCTTCGCGTCACCGTCCGCCGAGGAGGCGGCCAAGTGCCCGCAGTCGATCGCGCTCAACGCGGAGGAGTTCCACCAGCGGGGACGCCTGGCGGAGCTGCCGTGCGGGCTGACGCTGGGGTCCCACATCACGGTGGTCGCGACGCCCCGGCCGGCGCACGCCGAGGGTGACCCTAAGATCGCTGTGCTGAGGGAGGGGGAGAAGCCGATCATGGTGTCGCAGTTCATGATGGAGCTTCAGGGGCTAAAGaccgtcgacggcgaggacccGCCCCGTATCCTCCACTTCAACCCTCGCCTGCGCGGCGACTGGAGCGGCAGGCCGGTGATAGAGCAGAACACCTGCTACCGCATGCAGTGGGGCACCCCGCTCCGCTGTGAGGGCTGGAAGTCCCACTCTGATGAGGAGACCG TGGATGGGTTTGTGAAGTGTGAGAACTGGATTCAGAACGAGGATGCGCGGTCCAAGGAGTCGAAGACAACCTGGCTTAACCGACTGATCGGACAGAAGAAGGAGATAAATTTTGATTGGCCCTATCCTTTTGTTGAGGGTCGATTATTTGTTCTTACTATCAGCGCTGGGTTGGAAGGATACCATGTGAACATCGACGGGCGACATGTGACTTCTTTTTCTTATCGCCCT GGGTTTGTTCTTGAGGATGCTACAGGTTTATCATTGAGTGGGGACCTTGATGTGCAATCAGTGTTTGCAGGGTCTTTACCCACTACACACCCAAGCTTTTCACCACAGAGTTATCTGGACATGTCAACTGTTTGGCAATCCTCTCCTCTGCCTAATGAACCAGTTGAAATTTTCATTGGCATCCTGTCATCTGGCAATCATTTTGCTGAGCGTATGGGTGTCAGGAAGACATGGATGTCTGCCCTCAGAAAGTCACCAAATGTGGTTGCTCGTTTTTTTGTTGCACTG CATGGCAGAAAGGAAGTGAACGTGGAGCTGAAAAAGGAAGCAGAATTTTTCGGGGACATTGTTTTTGTGCCTTTCCTGGACAACTATGATTTAGTTGTTTTGAAGACTCTTGCAATATGCGAATATGGG GTTCAAGTTGTGTCTGCTAGATATGTAATGAAGTGCGATGATGATACTTTTGTCAGACTTGATTCAATCATAACTGAAGTCAAGAAGGTACCAAGTGGGAGAAGCCTATACATAGGGaatatcaattttcatcaCAGGCCACTCCGCCATGGGAAATGGGCTGTGACTTATGAG GAGTGGCCAGAGGAGGTCTATCCAGCCTATGCAAATGGCCCTGGATATGTTATATCTTCTGATATTGCTGGTTTCATCGTATCAGAATTCACAGACCAAAAACTCAGG CTCTTCAAAATGGAAGATGTGAGCATGGGGTTGTGGGTTGAGCAGTTCAATAGGACAAGACCTGTTGAATTTGTTCACAGTACCAAGTTTTGTCAATTTGGATGCATAGATGATTATTATACTGCACACTATCAATCACCAAGGTTGATGTTATGTCTGTGGCAGAAGTTGCTAGATGGAAAACCGCAATGTTGCAATATGAGATGA
- the LOC102707692 gene encoding hydroxyproline O-galactosyltransferase GALT6-like, whose amino-acid sequence MPPRPRKRLARAALLAAGAGYVAFLLLFELPSLALFSSSAGAGGGASMPTHRPRRRELEAESAAASRFSPLRPAKDAFPAASPAPAAAALPPIFSSLLLLPRPNATATPFDGTAAEAFAAARPHLEHLRVGGGGDAAAAAAASSSPPPSAPTCPTSISVHGDQLPGDGVRTVELPCGLALGSHVTLVARPRPARPEYDPKIAERKDGQAPLMVSQFMVELVGTKAVDGEAPPRILHFNPRIRGDYSGKPVIEMNSCYRMQWGQSHRCEGYASRPAEETVDGQLKCEKWIRDDDKKSEESKMKWWVKRLIGRPKDVHISWPYPFAEGKLFVLTLTAGLEGYHVNVDGRHVTSFPYRTGYTLEDATGLSLNGDIDIESIFASSLPNSHPSFAPERYLEMSEQWRAPPLPTEPVELFIGILSAASHFAERMAVRKSWMMYTRKSTNIVARFFVALNGKKEVNAELKREAEFFQDIVIVPFMDSYDLVVLKTIAIAEYGVRVIPAKYIMKCDDDTFVRIDSVLDQVKKVRSDKSVYVGSMNYFHRPLRSGKWAVTYEEWPEEAYPNYANGPGYVISADIARYIVSEFDNQTLRLFKMEDVNMGMWVEKFNNTRRPVEYRHDVRFYQSGCFDGYFTAHYQSPQHMVCLWRKLQSGSTQCCNVR is encoded by the exons atgccgccgcggccgcggaagcgcctcgcccgcgccgcgctgctcgccgccggggccggctacgtcgccttcctcctcctcttcgagCTCCCCTCCCTCGCGCtattctcctcctccgcggggGCGGGGGGCGGGGCGTCGATGCCCAcccaccgcccccgccgccgcgagctgGAGGCGGAGTCGGCGGCCGCCTCGCGGTTCTCTCCTCTACGCCCCGCCAAGGACGCGTTCCCCGCGGCGTcccccgcgccggcggcggctgcgctaCCACCGATCTTCTcgtcgctgctgctcctcccgcGGCCCAACGCGACCGCCACCCCGTTCGACGGGACGGCTGCCGAGGCgttcgcggcggcgaggccccACCTGGAGCACCTGCGGGTGGGTGGCGGGGgggatgctgctgctgcggcggcggcttcgtcgtcgccaccgccgtcggcgccAACCTGCCCGACCTCGATCTCGGTGCACGGGGACCAGCTGCCGGGCGACGGGGTGCGGACGGTGGAGCTGCCGTGCGGGCTCGCGCTGGGGTCGCACGTCACGCTGGTGGCGCGCCCCCGGCCGGCGCGGCCTGAGTACGACCCCAAGATCGCGGAGCGCAAGGACGGGCAGGCGCCGCTCATGGTGTCGCAGTTCATGGTGGAGCTGGTCGGGACCAAGGCGGTGGACGGGGAGGCCCCGCCCAGGATACTGCACTTCAACCCCAGGATCCGCGGCGACTACAGTGGCAAGCCGGTCATCGAGATGAACAGCTGCTACCGGATGCAGTGGGGGCAGTCGCACCGCTGCGAGGGCTACGCGTCCCGCCCCGCCGAGGAGACTG TTGATGGGCAACTTAAGTGTGAGAAATGGATTCGTGATGACGACAAGAAGTCTGAGGAATCGAAGATGAAGTGGTGGGTGAAACGTCTGATTGGTAGGCCAAAGGATGTCCACATCAGTTGGCCATACCCGTTCGCAGAAGGCAAGCTGTTTGTTTTGACTCTAACAGCTGGTTTGGAAGGTTACCATGTCAATGTTGATGGGCGGCATGTCACTTCTTTTCCTTATCGCACT GGTTACACTCTTGAGGATGCAACTGGCTTGTCTCTGAATGGAGACATCGATATTGAATCCATTTTTGCTAGTTCCCTGCCCAATTCACATCCTAGTTTTGCCCCAGAGAGATACCTTGAAATGTCTGAACAGTGGAGGGCACCACCACTACCAACCGAGCCTGTTGAGCTTTTTATTGGAATTCTCTCAGCAGCCAGCCATTTTGCTGAGAGAATGGCTGTACGTAAGTCGTGGATGATGTATACAAGGAAATCAACTAATATAGTAGCTCGGTTCTTTGTGGCTCTG AATGGAAAAAAGGAGGTCAATGCAGAGCTGAAAAGGGAAGCAGAATTCTTTCAAGACATTGTTATAGTGCCTTTCATGGATAGCTATGATCTTGTTGTTCTGAAGACCATCGCTATTGCTGAGTATGGG GTGCGGGTCATACCTGCAAAATATATCATGAAATGCGATGATGATACCTTTGTTAGAATTGACTCTGTACTGGATCAAGTGAAGAAAGTTCGCAGTGATAAGAGTGTGTACGTAGGAAGCATGAATTACTTCCATAGGCCACTAAGGTCTGGCAAGTGGGCTGTAACTTATGAG GAGTGGCCTGAGGAGGCATACCCAAATTATGCCAATGGTCCTGGCTATGTGATTTCAGCAGATATTGCACGCTACATCGTATCTGAATTTGACAATCAGACACTTAGG CTATTTAAGATGGAAGATGTAAACATGGGCATGTGGGTCGAGAAGTTCAACAACACACGCCGGCCAGTCGAATACCGGCACGATGTCAGGTTCTACCAGTCTGGCTGTTTCGATGGGTACTTCACAGCTCACTATCAGTCCCCTCAGCACATGGTTTGCCTTTGGAGGAAACTGCAGTCCGGGAGTACCCAATGCTGCAACGTGAGATGA